One window from the genome of Nicotiana sylvestris chromosome 9, ASM39365v2, whole genome shotgun sequence encodes:
- the LOC104214092 gene encoding large ribosomal subunit protein P1-like, giving the protein MSIGEIACTYACLILNDEDIPITAEKIASIVKAANVTVEPYWPLLFAKLAEKRNLGDLIMNVGAGGGGAAVAVAAPAGGAAAGAAAAAPAAEEKKEEPKEESDDDMGFSLFD; this is encoded by the exons ATGTCGATCGGAGAAATCGCTTGTACTTACGCTTGTTTAATCCTCAACGATGAGGACATTCCCATCACC GCAGAGAAAATTGCTTCTATAGTAAAAGCAGCAAATGTGACAGTGGAGCCTTACTGGCCATTGCTGTTTGCTAAACTTGCTGAGAAGAGAAACCTCGGAGATCTTATTATGAATGTCGGTGCTGGTGGCGGTGGCGCTGCCGTTGCTGTTGCTGCACCAGCTGGCGGAGCTGCTGCTGGTGCTGCTGCAGCCGCTCCAGCTGCTGAGGAAAAGAAG GAAGAGCCTAAGGAAGAAAGTGATGACGACATGGGATTCAGTCTTTTTGATTAG